Within Actinosynnema pretiosum, the genomic segment TCATCCGATCAGGCGAGAGCGGCGTCGAGGGTGATCTCGACCCCCGCGAGCGCCTGGCTCACCGGGCAGTTCTTCTTCGCGGTCTCGGCCGCCTCGGCGAACGCGTCCGCCTCCAGGCCGGGGACGACCGCGCGCACGGTCAGCGCGATGCCGGTGATGCCCGTGCCCGGCTTGAACGTGACCTCGGCGGAGGTGTCCACCTGCTGCGGCGGGGTGCCCGCCTGGGCGAGGCCGTGGGACAGCGCCATCGAGTAGCACGAGGAGTGGGCTGCGGCGATCAGCTCTTCCGGGCTGGTCTTGCCATTGGCCTGCTCGGCCCGCGACGGCCAGCTCACGTCGTAGGTGCCGATGCCGGAGGACTCCAGGGTGACGGTGCCGTCACCCTCCATCAGGCTGCCCTTCCAGTGGGTGGTGGCCTTGCGAACGGTCGCCATGCGCAACTCCGTGGTCGAGTGGGAACTTTCGGTGACCAGCTAAGCACCTACCGCGAAGGGCGCGCAGCGCGCGGAACAGCCGACACGCCGGGAGGGCGGAGATCACCGGGACCCCGGAACGCGGAAGAGGCCGGTACCCGACTGGGTACCGGCCTCTTCCGGAGAGCGGATGACGAGACTCGAACTCGCGACCCTCACCTTGGCAAGGTGATGCGCTACCAACTGCGCTACATCCGCCTGACCACTTGCTGTCTGACAGGGAGAACTCTAGACCATGGGTCAAACCGCCCGTTCACCGGGGGTGCCCGAACCGCTCAGCAGCCGGTCTACCTCGGACAACCGCTCCTTCGACCACCGCCACTCCCACAGCGGCCGGACCTTGTCCACGACCTCGGTCGGCAGCCAGGGCGCGACCGCGTCCCTGAGCTCCCACTCGTCGAACACGTGCTCGTAGAAGCTGACCACCGCCGCGTTCGCCAGGAACTGCTCCTGGCGGAAGCACCAGTGGGCGAACCCGTAGACCCTGGTCAGCAGGTCGCGGTCGTCCTCGCGGTGCCCGTCGAGCGCCAGTTGCCACAGCTCGGTCAGGAACACGTGGCAGGACCACGACTCGCGCTCGACCACCGCGGTCAGCTCCGGCAGGAGTGACGCGGCTCTCGTTCTCCAGTCGGCCACGGGGCGGACGCTACCGCCCCGAAGTGCCCCGTGGGGGCCCTCTCTCCGGGCGACACCCCGAGCCGTGACCGGGTCGTCACCGTGCGCGCTGCACCGGAACAGCCGCATCGGTTGACCCGAACGGCCCACGACGAGCGGTCGGTCTTCGGTGCCGGGGCCACGAGGCTTCGGGGTCGCCCCACCCCGCTGTGGCATCTTGGCGATCGGAGCGCGACTCGGGCTGGAGGTGCCGGGCGGGATGGCCGACGAAGCCGATGTCGACCGGGAACTGCTCGCGAGGGTCCGCGCCGGGGACGACGCCGCGTTCGGCGAGCTGTACTCCCGGCACGCGGACGCCGTCCGCAGGTTCGCCCTCCGCCACGTCCGCGAGCACGCCGAGGCCGACGACCTCGCCGCCGAGGCGTTCTTCCGGGTGCTCCAGGCCATCCGCCGGGGCAGCGGCCCCACCGAGCACGTGCGCACCTACCTGCTGACCACCGCGCGCCGGGTCGCCTGGGAGTGGAGCGGGCGCAGGCGCGACGTGCCGGTGGAGGACGAGGAGCTGAGCAGGCGGGTCGAGCCGTTCCCCGACGCCACCGCCAGCCGGGCCGAGCACACCCTGATCTCGCGGGCGTTCACCAGCCTGCCGGAGCGGTGGCGCAGCGTGCTGTGGCAGGTCGAGGTGGAGGGCGTGCGGCCGTCCGCCGTGGCGCCCGCGTTCGGGCTCAGCCCCAACGCGATGGCGGCGCTGGCCAGGCGCGCCCGCGAGGGGCTGCGGGCCGCGTACCTCCAGGCGCACCTGGCCGACGACCGGGGGCCGCGCGCGTGCCACTCGGTGGTGGCCAAGCTGGGCACGTACACGGCGGGCGGGGTGCAGGGCGCGGAGCAGGCG encodes:
- a CDS encoding OsmC family peroxiredoxin, which codes for MATVRKATTHWKGSLMEGDGTVTLESSGIGTYDVSWPSRAEQANGKTSPEELIAAAHSSCYSMALSHGLAQAGTPPQQVDTSAEVTFKPGTGITGIALTVRAVVPGLEADAFAEAAETAKKNCPVSQALAGVEITLDAALA
- a CDS encoding DUF7674 family protein — its product is MADWRTRAASLLPELTAVVERESWSCHVFLTELWQLALDGHREDDRDLLTRVYGFAHWCFRQEQFLANAAVVSFYEHVFDEWELRDAVAPWLPTEVVDKVRPLWEWRWSKERLSEVDRLLSGSGTPGERAV